Proteins from a genomic interval of Tenacibaculum sp. SZ-18:
- a CDS encoding PAS domain-containing protein, with protein MKINYRVIGVGTSAGGLEVLKAFLENVPDSFNHAFVIIQHLAPNHKSRMVELLSRNSRLPVVQAELGMKVQPGHVYFIPPNKNLTIKKNALILEKRPTVKALNLPIDIFFRSLALEFKEKSIGVILSGTGSDGTRGIRKIKELGGLVLAQDPIEAEFNGMSNSAIGSGFVDSVLPVAEIPEEINSFINHAAYIEKDKNEDLLVQEDVLKKIVRFVNQITGIDFSNYKSPTLNRRIFRRMSITKTKTIRDYLNYLYENEYEAEILHKEFLIGVTRFFRDADAFSIIEKEIIPKIFESKDKNSTIKVWSVGCASGEEAFSIAILLNEYLEKNNIDQEIKIFATDLDSDSINKAHKGVFAQSIEGDIKQEYLDKYFQKEGSLYVIKSKIRKNIIFSQHNTAYDAPFNNMDLIVCRNLLIYLQSHLQQKLLSNLHYATGLNKFLFLGPSETLGDLSSSFKVLSRKWRIYQNIKTFKGARFARRVTRSDDVDTKKMSASINDKRNIDQKLSESLSSLLLEEFSASSICIDSNYELINADGNFKEFIELPENKIRSFNVLKMLPQEVALALSTALARVEQDKEKVRYDNISFEKGNKKVVVSLIVSPVKKLASYRKLYLVVFKKEDPFCDIASISTTTKPNIDYNIIASLEEELRDTKANLRSKVNEIEVSYEELQSTNEELLASNEEMQTTNEELQSVNEELHTVNAEHQEKILELVQLNEDLENLLLSVDIGVLFLDENLIIRRFSPSLRKFINITDFDIGRSIVNFKSNLKEEHQQTLIDNISSVISTGDIYEEEVQLINDSWYLKRINPFISDHNKIKGVVISFVDINKQKITELQLLDKGKFLTELTNLMPGLIYVYNHETNQNDYANRDIASVLGYSKEEVQEFGKDLLSKIVHPNDLSKVYENLAKIQNSDDHITHDIEYRVLHKDGKYRWLLSKETVFDRLPSGNMRVIGVASDITHVKNTEKELLEKSNFLSKIVEVLPGITHIYNQLTEENEYINKKLHKVLGYDKEDIKNLKSSLIYEIIHPDDFERMLEHHEAISNSKDNEVLDFEYRIRHKDGDYRWFLSKEIIFERIQGTKKVKYLGIATDISKIKAAEEKLKESNLMYNIILETTLAGYWDWHTKDDHIYYSPSFKSMFGFENNEVENTPDWWQKQIHPEDLSKTFQVIEEHVKNKNEGLFSSEARYYHKNGSIVWVYCKGKVIEWDENKEPLRIIGSHVDITHIKEAELKLYENNVMYNSIIEATLAGYWDWYIQEDIAYYSPSFKAMFGFEDHEVPNDFGWWQNQIHPDDLQGVLDNAQAHMESKGKVPLFNEVRYFHKNGSIVWVRCKGKVMEWGDNGKPIRLVGSHVDITKIKEVEEKLSKTNKMYSSIIDSSFVGYWDWHVNDNYEYYSPSFLSMFGFSDEEVANSPNWWKQQMHPEDIPGVLELFDQHVKSKGKVPYTKEVRYYHKNGRLIWIYFKGNVIEWGKDGEPLRAVGSHIDITRFKNGEVKYFT; from the coding sequence ATGAAAATAAACTACCGAGTAATTGGTGTTGGAACTTCCGCTGGCGGATTAGAGGTTTTAAAAGCCTTTCTTGAAAATGTACCAGATAGCTTTAATCATGCGTTTGTCATTATTCAGCATTTGGCTCCAAACCATAAAAGTCGTATGGTGGAATTACTATCTAGAAATTCTAGATTACCGGTGGTTCAAGCTGAATTAGGCATGAAAGTTCAACCCGGGCATGTATATTTTATCCCACCTAATAAGAACCTGACCATTAAAAAAAATGCGTTGATTCTTGAAAAAAGACCAACAGTAAAAGCGTTGAATTTACCAATTGATATTTTCTTTAGGTCATTAGCACTTGAGTTTAAAGAAAAGTCAATAGGTGTTATATTATCTGGGACAGGTTCAGATGGAACAAGGGGTATTAGAAAAATAAAAGAGTTAGGTGGATTAGTTTTGGCTCAAGACCCTATAGAAGCCGAGTTTAATGGTATGTCTAATAGTGCAATTGGGTCTGGCTTTGTTGATTCAGTATTGCCTGTAGCTGAAATTCCTGAGGAAATAAATTCTTTTATAAATCATGCTGCGTATATAGAAAAAGATAAGAATGAAGACTTATTGGTTCAGGAAGATGTCTTAAAGAAAATAGTTCGATTCGTTAATCAAATTACAGGTATTGATTTCTCTAATTATAAATCTCCAACCTTAAATCGAAGAATTTTCAGAAGAATGAGTATCACTAAAACAAAGACAATTAGGGATTACTTAAACTATCTTTATGAGAATGAATATGAAGCCGAAATATTGCACAAGGAATTTTTAATAGGCGTTACAAGGTTTTTTAGAGATGCAGATGCTTTTTCTATTATTGAAAAGGAGATTATTCCTAAAATATTTGAATCAAAAGATAAAAATAGTACAATTAAAGTTTGGAGCGTTGGTTGTGCTTCAGGTGAAGAAGCTTTTTCCATTGCGATTTTATTGAATGAATATTTAGAGAAAAATAATATTGATCAGGAGATTAAAATTTTTGCAACTGATTTAGACTCGGATTCTATCAATAAAGCACATAAAGGTGTTTTTGCGCAGAGTATTGAAGGAGATATAAAACAAGAATATCTAGATAAGTACTTCCAAAAAGAAGGTAGCTTATATGTTATCAAATCAAAAATTAGGAAAAATATAATTTTCTCACAGCATAACACTGCATATGATGCCCCATTTAATAATATGGATTTGATTGTCTGCAGAAATTTACTTATTTATTTACAATCACATTTACAACAAAAGTTACTCTCTAATCTTCATTATGCAACTGGGTTAAATAAGTTCTTGTTTTTAGGTCCAAGTGAAACTTTAGGAGATCTCTCTAGTTCATTTAAAGTTCTTTCCAGGAAATGGAGGATTTATCAAAATATTAAAACTTTTAAGGGAGCTCGTTTTGCGAGAAGAGTTACGAGAAGTGATGATGTTGATACAAAGAAAATGTCGGCATCAATTAATGATAAAAGAAATATTGATCAAAAGCTATCTGAAAGTTTATCCAGTCTTTTATTAGAAGAGTTTTCGGCTTCAAGTATTTGTATTGATAGCAATTATGAATTGATAAACGCTGACGGTAATTTTAAAGAATTTATAGAACTACCAGAGAATAAAATCCGTTCGTTTAATGTGTTAAAAATGCTACCACAAGAAGTAGCTTTAGCATTAAGTACTGCTTTAGCGAGAGTTGAACAAGATAAAGAAAAGGTTAGATACGATAATATTTCTTTCGAAAAAGGAAATAAAAAAGTGGTTGTTAGTTTAATTGTTTCTCCCGTTAAGAAATTAGCGAGTTATCGTAAATTATATCTAGTTGTATTTAAAAAAGAAGATCCATTTTGCGATATTGCATCAATTTCCACTACTACAAAACCAAATATTGATTATAATATTATCGCTTCTTTAGAGGAAGAACTTAGAGATACAAAGGCAAATCTTCGGTCAAAAGTTAATGAAATTGAAGTTTCATACGAAGAGTTACAATCAACAAATGAAGAGTTGTTAGCTTCAAATGAGGAAATGCAAACTACAAACGAAGAGTTGCAAAGTGTGAATGAAGAATTACATACCGTTAATGCCGAACATCAAGAAAAAATATTAGAATTAGTTCAGTTGAATGAAGATTTGGAAAATCTGCTACTTTCAGTTGATATTGGTGTATTGTTTTTGGACGAAAATCTAATTATAAGAAGGTTTTCGCCTTCGCTAAGAAAATTTATAAATATTACGGACTTTGATATAGGGAGATCAATTGTTAATTTTAAATCAAATTTAAAAGAAGAACATCAACAGACTTTAATAGATAATATTTCAAGTGTAATTAGTACAGGCGATATTTATGAAGAGGAAGTTCAACTAATTAATGATTCTTGGTATTTAAAAAGAATCAATCCTTTTATTAGTGATCACAATAAAATCAAAGGAGTTGTAATTTCTTTTGTAGATATCAACAAACAAAAAATTACAGAACTTCAATTATTAGATAAAGGAAAATTCTTAACTGAGTTAACGAATTTAATGCCAGGTCTAATATATGTATACAATCATGAAACGAATCAAAATGATTATGCAAATAGAGATATTGCATCTGTCTTAGGATATTCTAAAGAAGAAGTACAAGAATTTGGAAAGGATTTATTATCAAAAATTGTTCATCCGAATGATCTTTCTAAGGTGTATGAAAATCTAGCTAAAATTCAAAATTCTGACGATCATATTACTCATGATATTGAATACAGGGTTTTGCATAAAGATGGAAAATATCGATGGTTGCTTTCCAAAGAAACAGTGTTTGATAGATTACCATCTGGCAATATGAGGGTTATTGGAGTTGCTAGTGATATTACCCATGTCAAGAATACGGAAAAAGAATTGTTGGAAAAATCTAATTTCTTGTCAAAAATAGTTGAAGTTTTACCAGGAATTACACATATTTATAATCAATTGACAGAAGAAAATGAATATATAAATAAAAAATTGCATAAGGTATTAGGTTATGATAAAGAAGATATTAAAAATCTAAAGTCTAGTTTAATTTATGAGATTATACATCCCGATGATTTTGAGAGAATGTTAGAACACCATGAAGCTATTTCTAATTCAAAAGATAATGAGGTTCTTGATTTTGAATACAGAATTAGACATAAAGACGGAGATTATCGTTGGTTTTTATCAAAAGAGATTATTTTTGAAAGAATACAGGGTACAAAAAAAGTAAAGTATCTCGGTATAGCTACGGATATTTCAAAAATAAAAGCAGCAGAGGAAAAGCTGAAAGAATCCAACTTAATGTATAATATTATACTGGAAACAACTTTGGCGGGTTATTGGGATTGGCATACGAAAGACGATCATATTTACTATAGTCCATCTTTCAAATCAATGTTTGGTTTTGAAAATAACGAAGTAGAAAATACACCTGACTGGTGGCAAAAACAAATACATCCTGAAGATTTAAGTAAGACATTCCAAGTTATAGAGGAACATGTAAAGAATAAAAATGAAGGGCTTTTTTCTAGCGAGGCTCGTTATTATCATAAGAACGGATCAATAGTTTGGGTATATTGTAAAGGTAAAGTCATTGAGTGGGATGAAAATAAAGAACCTCTTAGGATAATTGGGAGTCATGTTGATATTACTCATATTAAGGAAGCTGAGTTAAAGTTGTATGAAAATAATGTTATGTATAATAGTATAATTGAAGCTACTTTAGCTGGTTATTGGGATTGGTATATTCAAGAAGACATAGCTTATTATAGTCCGTCTTTTAAAGCTATGTTTGGTTTTGAAGATCATGAAGTGCCTAATGACTTTGGATGGTGGCAAAATCAAATTCATCCCGATGATTTACAAGGTGTACTTGATAATGCACAAGCACATATGGAATCAAAAGGTAAAGTACCGTTATTTAACGAAGTTCGTTATTTCCATAAGAATGGTTCTATAGTTTGGGTTCGATGTAAAGGAAAAGTTATGGAATGGGGGGACAATGGAAAACCAATTCGACTAGTTGGAAGTCACGTTGACATTACCAAAATTAAAGAAGTGGAGGAAAAACTTTCCAAAACAAATAAAATGTATAGCAGCATCATTGATAGTAGCTTTGTTGGCTATTGGGATTGGCATGTTAATGATAACTATGAGTATTACAGTCCATCTTTTTTATCAATGTTTGGATTTTCAGACGAAGAAGTGGCGAACTCACCGAATTGGTGGAAACAACAAATGCATCCTGAAGACATTCCTGGAGTACTTGAATTATTTGATCAGCATGTAAAGTCAAAAGGAAAAGTGCCTTACACAAAAGAAGTAAGGTACTATCATAAAAATGGAAGGTTAATTTGGATATATTTCAAAGGGAATGTAATTGAATGGGGCAAAGATGGCGAGCCACTTAGAGCAGTTGGAAGTCATATAGATATCACTAGATTTAAAAATGGAGAAGTAAAGTACTTTACTTGA
- a CDS encoding AAA family ATPase, with protein MEHNSTFPIKKNELDMLRDEASGYLKSIQWEQSQRAKNKDKDAKDESILLFLSKAKGGSASELTSVSKTILALKKRLLPDSVALPMFLNQTLYAVQEGLTLGIWIKDSYNDASGLSSLAEKRSALDTSGKREFESKMQTATAFQLFASSYKILHDLKPHASDDLSVMKQKFAGIPEVSFFSPLKGISCCLFYYDKYLSHPDIIGSDKDVIDFTVVYFEALMDEISLRKSSLEYTETITDRTYKLENSDFAVSGWENTFSGTAKSVEFNKIQFEQIVGNKDAKHFARRLTERLLSYDFDAQRNPFQELGGFMPVFMGYGIPGTGKSMLIAGIATRLKEHSDNLDIPFLFHPMPDTLISTFQGGSAEKMVEWMKPMQDPTKLIFAPIDDAENNLQERTAQGVSAGVKEVIGVFLRYTEGAYAVNYGNSSIGLFTNLPEMLDKAVISRVQGRFKIDGARTENDFLDQDYIWWRKFEKTMPEFVNMSNPSSYNFLGDQGFVKSMGDVLNSIEKPTEERVHEVYDKVEHQYKTNEHMFFASLYKEIQKIFPFFSSRDVRNIQSAISLRLTDFDLERDWFENPESYFKKDYETKFNMLQELMKTNMKGLDFSEIRRQEVVRYLDNVATIADTDFKRKVDARINQMKIEIEARKKFE; from the coding sequence ATGGAACACAATTCAACATTTCCAATAAAGAAGAATGAATTAGATATGCTTCGTGACGAAGCCAGTGGATATTTAAAAAGCATCCAATGGGAACAAAGTCAACGAGCAAAGAATAAAGATAAAGATGCTAAAGATGAATCAATTTTATTGTTTTTGTCGAAAGCAAAAGGAGGTAGTGCTTCTGAGTTAACTTCAGTTTCAAAAACAATTTTGGCGTTAAAGAAAAGGTTATTACCTGATTCTGTTGCACTTCCTATGTTTTTGAACCAAACTTTATATGCGGTTCAAGAGGGGTTAACTTTAGGAATTTGGATTAAAGATAGTTATAATGATGCATCAGGATTATCGAGTTTAGCAGAGAAGAGGTCTGCTTTAGATACTTCAGGAAAAAGAGAGTTTGAAAGTAAAATGCAAACAGCAACTGCTTTCCAATTGTTTGCTTCATCGTATAAAATTTTACACGATTTAAAGCCCCACGCTTCTGATGATTTATCTGTAATGAAGCAGAAATTTGCAGGAATTCCAGAAGTGTCGTTTTTCTCACCGCTAAAAGGAATTTCATGTTGTCTTTTTTATTATGATAAGTATTTATCACATCCAGATATTATTGGTTCTGATAAAGATGTTATTGACTTTACAGTAGTGTATTTTGAAGCTTTAATGGATGAAATTTCTCTAAGAAAAAGTAGCTTAGAGTACACAGAAACAATTACCGATAGAACGTATAAACTAGAAAATTCAGATTTTGCTGTTTCAGGCTGGGAAAACACATTTAGTGGAACAGCGAAAAGTGTTGAGTTTAACAAAATTCAGTTTGAGCAAATAGTAGGTAATAAAGATGCAAAACATTTTGCTCGTCGTTTAACAGAACGTTTGTTGAGTTACGATTTCGATGCTCAAAGGAATCCGTTTCAAGAGTTAGGAGGATTTATGCCTGTTTTTATGGGATATGGAATTCCAGGGACAGGAAAAAGTATGTTGATCGCGGGAATTGCAACTCGATTAAAGGAGCATTCAGATAATTTAGATATTCCGTTTCTATTCCATCCAATGCCCGACACCTTAATTTCTACCTTCCAAGGTGGATCAGCTGAGAAAATGGTAGAATGGATGAAACCAATGCAAGATCCTACGAAGTTAATTTTTGCACCAATTGATGATGCAGAAAATAACTTACAAGAACGAACAGCACAAGGAGTTTCTGCTGGAGTTAAAGAAGTAATTGGAGTTTTTTTACGTTACACTGAAGGTGCTTACGCAGTTAATTATGGAAATAGTTCAATAGGATTATTTACAAATCTACCAGAAATGTTAGATAAAGCAGTTATTTCACGTGTACAAGGTCGATTTAAAATTGATGGAGCACGAACAGAAAATGACTTTTTAGATCAAGATTACATCTGGTGGCGAAAGTTTGAAAAAACAATGCCTGAGTTTGTGAATATGTCCAATCCATCAAGTTATAACTTCTTAGGAGATCAAGGATTTGTAAAAAGTATGGGAGATGTATTAAATAGTATCGAAAAACCTACAGAAGAACGGGTTCATGAGGTATATGACAAAGTAGAACACCAATATAAAACGAACGAGCATATGTTCTTTGCAAGTTTGTATAAAGAAATTCAAAAGATTTTTCCATTTTTTTCTTCTAGGGATGTTCGAAATATTCAGTCGGCGATTTCATTACGTTTAACCGATTTTGATTTAGAACGAGATTGGTTTGAAAATCCAGAAAGTTATTTCAAGAAGGATTACGAAACGAAGTTTAATATGCTTCAAGAGTTAATGAAAACAAATATGAAAGGATTAGACTTTTCTGAAATCAGAAGACAAGAAGTTGTTCGTTATTTAGATAATGTTGCCACAATAGCTGATACCGATTTTAAAAGGAAAGTTGATGCGCGTATCAACCAAATGAAAATTGAAATAGAAGCACGTAAGAAATTTGAGTAA
- a CDS encoding DUF6638 family protein has protein sequence MHKLKEADLYKGELIPVNGKLVERYNKCLIKLGFTATKLTSFFIDGIGWSPEIAEEKDEIHYLNHGEANPHCIIITPLQKGLPVYNPYHSFDRELMKQVFKKHQSRIENITRDSAICVDFDQNIDVFYEPLDVLKYKRITVKFRLVDDLDKAKEEQLQLVELFNTDNNFIDETIHQRLLDSANKYGDLREREISLENIIYETESFYTEAFGGIYVLKSFLSPILVFENMNAYQVAIQDTTHNVSMYHISHYELIEKLTSHLIIECNVHSEVTLQRYDRIKKYVLAEFINEETHVTKNILNDSVLFKGYLNKIGISARKRVMGLDRYLEKKKSDPKTKVTDFVDKDIYIALHSPHSSLGPNEQDLVWKLLVSISPKDVLFLYWYDKEIFYDLYQKWSSSLKDWVIETIKKNI, from the coding sequence ATGCATAAACTAAAAGAAGCAGACTTATATAAAGGAGAACTAATTCCGGTGAATGGAAAATTAGTGGAACGATATAATAAATGTTTAATCAAACTCGGTTTTACAGCAACCAAGTTAACTTCCTTTTTTATTGATGGAATTGGTTGGAGTCCAGAAATAGCTGAAGAAAAAGATGAAATACATTATCTAAATCATGGAGAAGCAAACCCTCATTGTATAATTATTACACCTTTACAAAAAGGATTACCAGTATATAATCCATATCATTCTTTCGATAGAGAATTAATGAAACAAGTTTTTAAAAAACATCAAAGTAGAATTGAGAATATAACTCGGGATTCTGCAATATGTGTCGATTTTGATCAGAATATTGATGTTTTCTATGAACCATTAGATGTTTTAAAGTATAAGAGAATTACAGTTAAGTTTAGATTAGTTGATGATTTAGATAAAGCAAAGGAAGAACAACTACAATTAGTTGAATTATTTAATACTGATAATAATTTTATTGATGAAACAATTCATCAACGTTTGCTCGATTCTGCTAACAAGTATGGAGATCTTAGAGAAAGAGAGATTAGTTTGGAGAATATTATCTATGAAACTGAATCTTTTTACACAGAGGCTTTTGGAGGTATTTACGTATTAAAAAGTTTTTTGTCTCCAATTTTAGTTTTCGAAAATATGAATGCCTATCAAGTAGCAATTCAAGATACTACTCATAATGTTTCCATGTATCATATTTCACATTACGAATTAATTGAAAAGTTAACATCTCATTTAATAATTGAATGTAATGTTCATTCCGAAGTCACTTTGCAACGATACGATCGTATTAAGAAATATGTATTAGCAGAATTTATAAATGAAGAAACTCATGTTACGAAAAATATTTTAAACGACAGTGTGTTGTTTAAAGGATATTTAAATAAAATCGGTATTTCAGCTAGAAAAAGAGTAATGGGATTAGATAGATATTTGGAAAAAAAGAAATCCGATCCAAAAACTAAGGTAACTGACTTTGTTGATAAAGACATTTATATTGCTTTACATAGTCCGCATTCATCTTTAGGTCCAAATGAGCAAGATTTGGTATGGAAGTTATTGGTGAGTATCTCACCAAAAGATGTACTATTCTTATATTGGTATGATAAAGAAATCTTTTATGATTTGTATCAAAAATGGAGTAGTTCATTAAAAGATTGGGTAATAGAAACTATAAAGAAAAATATATAA
- a CDS encoding helix-turn-helix domain-containing protein, with the protein MRHSTSKIKTISDFHHIFNLSKPKHPSISFVGLDEFKNGVKGLKMRLEVDLFVITLRDGSCGEMFDRKPYDFTESVITFRQPNKSGKLDQNCTKASEGWFLVFSLDFIRNTVLYDKIDDFNFFFYKYSEALHLSADEQRLIENCVGLIVKEIDQRIDIHSHGVIISTLVLLFNLCSRFYERQFTTRSVFNTEIIHNVNFILNDYYKEGLLKTFGLPKNSFIAENVNLSSNYLNDLLLKETKKNTKNYVIEFVIEKAKTLLVKTESPIETISQDLGFKILSYFERSFKLNTGMSPLEFRQLFK; encoded by the coding sequence ATGAGGCATAGTACCTCAAAAATTAAAACAATATCTGATTTTCATCATATCTTTAATTTATCCAAACCAAAGCATCCTTCAATAAGCTTTGTCGGTTTAGATGAATTTAAAAATGGTGTTAAGGGTCTTAAAATGAGACTGGAGGTAGACTTATTTGTTATTACCCTAAGAGATGGGAGTTGTGGTGAAATGTTTGACAGGAAACCCTATGACTTCACAGAAAGTGTTATTACATTTAGACAACCAAATAAATCGGGAAAACTTGACCAAAATTGTACAAAAGCATCAGAAGGGTGGTTTTTAGTCTTTAGCTTAGATTTTATTAGAAATACTGTTCTTTATGATAAAATCGATGACTTCAACTTTTTCTTTTACAAATACTCTGAAGCACTACATTTGTCGGCAGATGAACAAAGACTTATTGAAAATTGTGTTGGACTGATTGTAAAAGAAATCGATCAAAGAATAGATATACATAGTCATGGTGTTATTATTTCTACTTTAGTACTCTTATTTAATTTATGCTCTCGATTTTATGAGCGTCAGTTTACCACAAGATCAGTTTTTAATACTGAAATAATACACAATGTTAACTTTATTTTAAATGACTATTACAAAGAAGGGTTATTAAAAACCTTCGGTTTACCTAAGAATTCATTTATTGCCGAGAATGTTAATTTATCTTCAAACTACTTAAACGATTTACTACTTAAAGAGACAAAGAAAAACACTAAAAATTATGTGATTGAATTCGTGATTGAAAAAGCAAAAACTCTTTTAGTAAAAACGGAATCTCCAATTGAAACTATCTCACAAGATTTAGGATTTAAAATTTTAAGTTACTTTGAACGTAGCTTTAAATTAAATACAGGTATGTCACCATTAGAATTTAGACAGTTATTCAAGTAA
- a CDS encoding coiled-coil domain-containing protein → MSDDFDLLETNSNEKTEKVDVNWGKAIDSMKSKLAQEDDPQVRQKILNATLDDVVNMAEKDRTTLLDAIKDLTDYQDEVGIIFEKFSSLNADEQKIIDDAQKALERAKIELEDAQNKPDTWWNNLWGRKSKIVKAEQELKEAEKIRSGADNRAKAMFQERIESADVQTLLSELSFKSQAAVTRLKEREVEIKEVEDKLQVAIVEATKNHTKALEKKKEVEGQLEEQYALLKQARQELEEIADKQSTEYAQAIGKVTKLEQKVEELEGLKNAYTTLAASKDSFVHKHNLTIKVLTSLRSNLQTHRAKLKSDTEERLKYYDGYIVALKARTDQEFAAILEHLGVKTDEHIGETLAAMHTASAKARQEMMDNIPVHEKVMQGVYSSYAEALQEIRNKDSEIQKNFADRYGIDMKELFEDYYKADANAPTGDDTPSNDPETETNDDDLLS, encoded by the coding sequence ATGTCTGATGATTTTGATTTATTAGAAACAAATTCTAACGAGAAAACTGAAAAAGTTGATGTTAATTGGGGGAAAGCTATCGATAGCATGAAATCTAAATTAGCACAAGAAGACGATCCTCAGGTGAGACAGAAAATCTTAAACGCTACATTAGACGATGTTGTAAATATGGCAGAAAAAGATAGAACTACTCTTTTGGATGCTATTAAAGATTTAACGGATTATCAAGATGAAGTTGGGATTATTTTTGAAAAATTCTCCTCGTTAAATGCTGATGAACAAAAAATTATTGACGATGCACAAAAAGCTTTAGAAAGAGCTAAGATAGAATTAGAAGATGCTCAAAATAAACCAGACACTTGGTGGAATAATCTTTGGGGAAGAAAGAGTAAAATTGTTAAAGCGGAACAGGAATTAAAAGAAGCAGAGAAGATTCGTTCAGGCGCAGATAACAGAGCTAAGGCGATGTTTCAGGAGCGAATTGAAAGCGCCGATGTGCAAACTTTACTTTCTGAATTATCATTTAAATCTCAAGCAGCTGTTACACGTTTAAAAGAACGTGAAGTCGAAATTAAAGAAGTTGAAGATAAGTTACAAGTTGCTATTGTGGAAGCGACAAAGAATCACACAAAAGCACTTGAAAAGAAGAAAGAAGTTGAAGGGCAATTAGAAGAGCAATATGCATTATTGAAACAAGCTCGTCAAGAGTTAGAAGAAATTGCTGATAAACAGTCAACTGAATACGCTCAAGCTATTGGTAAGGTCACTAAGTTAGAACAAAAAGTAGAAGAACTTGAGGGACTTAAAAATGCGTACACCACATTAGCAGCTAGTAAAGACAGTTTCGTTCACAAGCACAACTTAACAATTAAAGTGTTAACATCATTACGTAGTAATTTACAAACACATAGAGCAAAATTGAAGTCAGATACAGAAGAGCGTTTAAAGTACTACGATGGATATATTGTAGCGTTAAAAGCAAGAACAGATCAAGAATTTGCCGCTATTTTAGAACATTTAGGTGTTAAAACAGATGAGCATATTGGTGAAACTTTAGCAGCAATGCATACTGCAAGCGCAAAAGCTCGTCAGGAAATGATGGATAACATTCCAGTTCATGAAAAAGTTATGCAAGGAGTATATAGTTCTTATGCTGAAGCTTTACAAGAAATTCGAAATAAGGATTCTGAAATTCAAAAGAATTTTGCTGATCGTTATGGTATCGATATGAAAGAATTGTTTGAGGATTATTATAAAGCAGATGCAAATGCTCCAACTGGTGATGATACACCATCAAATGATCCAGAAACAGAGACTAATGATGATGACTTGTTATCATAA
- a CDS encoding helix-turn-helix domain-containing protein, with protein MNYTNITTVSELFDILSLEKPHNRNIAVIDTNNIDFSKLFFQEEYVLNFYTITLKDCHNGIFFNKRNFNFDNGVIGFTKPNQVVNLSCTSQLNSLNGWILVFDKNLLETTPLFDKVDNYKFFDYQINEAISISEAEQKTITDCVNFIKNEIQSNFDNHSSAVITSILEVLLNLCKRFFERQFNISTTRDNHIVTKIDNFLKFYYENELFEEKGIPQVEHIAKYVKLSPNYLCNLLKKETGKNTKDYINYFVVEKSKHLLRNQQAYSISELAHKLGFNYPHYFSRLFKAKTGKTPQEYRKQEF; from the coding sequence ATGAATTATACAAATATTACTACGGTCTCTGAACTATTCGATATTTTAAGCCTAGAAAAACCTCATAATCGTAATATTGCCGTTATAGATACAAACAATATTGATTTTTCAAAACTATTTTTTCAGGAAGAATATGTTTTAAACTTTTATACAATTACATTAAAGGATTGTCATAATGGAATCTTTTTCAACAAAAGAAACTTCAACTTTGATAATGGTGTTATTGGATTTACGAAACCTAACCAAGTAGTTAATTTGTCTTGCACCTCACAATTAAACTCTTTAAACGGTTGGATTTTAGTATTTGATAAAAATTTGCTTGAAACTACTCCGCTATTCGATAAAGTAGATAATTATAAGTTTTTTGATTACCAAATTAACGAAGCTATTTCGATTTCTGAAGCTGAACAAAAAACGATAACCGACTGCGTAAACTTTATTAAAAATGAAATTCAATCGAATTTTGACAATCATTCATCAGCAGTTATTACATCAATACTTGAAGTTTTATTAAATTTATGTAAACGTTTCTTTGAAAGGCAATTCAATATTTCCACGACTCGCGATAATCATATCGTAACAAAAATTGATAATTTCTTGAAGTTTTACTACGAAAATGAATTATTTGAGGAAAAGGGTATTCCACAAGTTGAGCATATTGCAAAGTATGTTAAACTTTCACCTAACTACCTTTGTAATCTTCTAAAAAAGGAAACTGGAAAAAACACCAAAGATTATATAAACTATTTTGTAGTTGAAAAGTCTAAACACTTATTGAGAAATCAGCAAGCATATTCAATCAGTGAATTAGCACATAAACTAGGTTTTAATTATCCACATTATTTCAGTAGACTTTTCAAGGCAAAAACAGGCAAAACACCACAAGAGTATAGGAAACAAGAATTTTAA